TCGGGAATCAGCACGCCGTGGTGCAGATTGAGCGCCTTGCGGTTGAAGTCGCCCGAGGGTTTGCGGATTTCGAGGAATTCCTCGATTTCCGGGTGGCTGATGTCGAGATAGCAGGCCGCCGAACCGCGCCGCAGCGAACCCTGCGAAATCGCGAGCGTGAGGCTGTCCATCACGCGGACGAAGGGAATGATGCCGCTGGTCTTGCCGTTGAGGCCGACCGGCTCGCCGATGCCGCGGACATTGCCCCAATAGGTGCCGATGCCGCCGCCGCGCGAGGCGAGCCAGACATTCTCGTTCCAGGTGTCGACAATGCCGTCGAGGCTGTCGGGAACCGAGTTGAGATAGCAGCTGATCGGCAGGCCGCGCCCGGTGCCGCCGTTCGAAAGCACCGGCGTCGCCGGCATGAACCACAACCGCGAGATATAGTCGTAGAGCCGCTGGGCATGTTCGGCATCGTCGGCATAGGCCGATGCGACGCGCACGAAGAGATCCTGATAGCTTTCGCCGGGCAGGAGATAGCGGTCCTTCAGCGTTTCCTTGCCGAATTCGGTGAGAAGCTCGTCACGCGAATGATCGACTTCGACCGGGAAGGGACTCGGGTCGATGGTCTTCGAATCGCCCTTGGCCTTCTTCGTCTTTTCCGGCTTCGTCGCAGGCGCGACGGCGGTTTCGGTGTCGGTGTCGTTCACGTTCGATTCCGTGTCCCTGAATTCCATTACGCACCCCCTGAAGGTTCACTACCAGCGCGACTCAAGGGGCAGGATCCGATGGTATCACCGGAATGGCGGGACGCGAGAACAAAAAGTGACCACACGACCCGTCGCGGGCACAAACAGGCCTGTTCCGCAACATAGGGTCGCGGTCTGCTGCCTACCAGTGCTTGAGCTTGCCCCTCAATGCAACCACTACAGATTGTGCCCAAATGACTCCGGGCACAAGATGGTAAATGGTTAACGAAAGACTCGATTCACCGCTAAAATGACTCGGTTCACGGCGCCCGGCGGACGGGTGCGATGCAGCGACGCACGGACTTTCCCCGGCTTCGCGAAAAGCAAGACCGGCAACGCCCGTTCATAAAAAAAGAATAAAAAATCTGTGGATCGCCGCGCGGGACCACAAGCGCTTGTGGTCAGGGGTGGTCATTACGGTGTCATAATGTCTTTCCCGCCCTGTGGACGAATCACTCGGGCGTCTGGACGGCATAGCGGACCGGCATGTCGGGCAGCATCAGCATGCCCGGCGCTTCGCCCGCAGTGACCAGCAGCTGATCGACCGGGATCGCGGCATCGCCTTCGGTGGCGACGAATGCCTGAATCAGCACGGTGCCGGTTTCGGGAAGCAGCTCGGCCGGCACCGGCGTGGGCGTGCGATGAAGCAGCGCGGGAATCCAGCCGGGACGATCGCCGACGCGCGGCAGATCGGGATGGACGACCTGAAGATCGACCAGCCCGGCATATCTGCCGATTACCAGCGGCGATCCATCGGGCGAGAGGAAAACGACCGAGCGGCCCTGCGCCCGCGCCGTGGCGGCATCGACCAGCGCATCGGATCGCGCCGCAGCGCCGCTGCGCATCAGCGTCGTCTGGTCGATCGTCAGCGGATCGATGCCGGTCATCGCCTTGATCCGCGCGGCGAGCCATCGCAGCGCGACGCCGTCGGGCTCCTGCGTCTCCTCGGTGGCATGGCTGAAGCCGACATAGACGAGCAGCTTCGCGCCCGGATTGCGATTGACCACGCGGTTGAGAAGATAATCGGCCTGCGCCTGCTCGCGCTTGGGGATCGAGAGTTCGGGATCGGTGGTGCGCAGATCGGGCGTCTGTTCATAGGCGGCGAGCCGATAGCCGGCGGCCATCGCCTGGCGGAGGAAGTCCGCGAAGACCGGGTCGTGCGTGTAATAGCCGCTGTCGCGCCGGATATAGCCGTCGGCGTTGATCGCGGCGATCCGGGAGTCGACCGTGTCGAGATCGGCGTCGTTCTGCAGCGTTTCGACCGCGAGAATCGTGTAGCCGAGCGGGCGCAGCGCCTCGGCGACCTGCAGGCCGAAGGCGCGGCTGCGCGGGACGCCGTGATCCTCGTTGAGGAAGACGATGCTGGTATGCCGCGCGCGCTCGACGATTTCGGCGATCGCGTCGCGGGTATCAGCGTCGGCGATCGCGGCGAGATATTCGGCGCGCGCGGTACGGCCATCGGGCTCGCGGGCAGGCGGCTCGCCGGTCATCAGCGTCATTGCCTCGGCCCAGCTCGAATAGATGAAGCCGTCGACGGGATTGCCCTCGGCATCGAAGGCATGGGGGCGCAGCAGTTCCTCGGCGCGGAGATAGTCGCCCTGTTGCAGCGCGCGATAGGACCGGGTGTTGGCTTCGCGTGCGGCGTCGCTCATTGCGGGCCCTTGCGCAGCGGCGGCCAGCGCCAGCGTGACGCATAGGGTCAGCGCCAGCGCGCGCAACAGCGGACGGAACATCACTTTCTCCCCTTGTGGCCCGCGAACGCTTAGGAAGCGATCCGGGCGCAATTGCGGCATCGGCTCAATCGAACCAGCCGGCGTCGCGCAGCGCGGGATAGAAGGAGCGGCTGACCGGGGCAGTGACGCCGCCGGGCAGGGTGAGCTCGGCGCGGCCGTCGCCGCGTTCGACCGAGCGGATCGCGTCGCGTGCGACCCACCAGCTGCGATGCGTGCGCGCGCCCTCGATACCGTCGAGTTCGACGATCGCATCGGTGAGGCGCAAGAGGATGAGGTCCGAGCCCGCATCGGTATGGACGCGCAGATAATGATCCTCGGCGGCGACGGCGTGGATGTCCGCGCCGCGCAGATGCGGGGGCAGGCGATCGGCAAGGCGCGGGCGGACCGGATGCTGCTGCTCGGGCTCGGCGGGGAGCGGGGCGTCGGGCTCCGCCTGGCCGCCGATCGCGTAATTGACCGCCGTGATGACTGCAGTGATCGCCAGCACCATCACGAACTGGAACGCGACGGTTTGCGGACCGATCCGGCCGCCGCCGCCGAAAAAGGCAATCGAACAGCCGATCACGACCAGGGTCAGCGGCAGCGCGATGGCGACGCTGATGATGCTGCCTTCGATCCAGGGGCGGTGCGCGAAGCGGCCCCAGCCGACGATCATCGCCGTGACGCCGATTCCGATCATCGCGCCCGACACCATGATGATCATCCAATAGGCAAGGCGCGGCAGGATCGGCACTTCGTGCGTGCCGAATGCGCCGGTGATCGTCATCAGCAGCGCGGCGACGCCGACGATGACGAAGCCGCGCCGCTGGCGCGTCGCCGCATCGGGCCGCGCCCGCTCCGCCATTCGCGAAGCGCCAGTGGCGAATCGCTGCATCTCACGCATTCGCGCCCTCCGTTCGCGCAGTTCGGGATGACGGGGGAAGCATAGCCGCGTCATGGCTTGGCCGTCGAACCCGATTAGGAGATTTTTGCAATGCTTCGCTCGCTGCCCTTTTCCCGCACCCTGATCACGCTGGCGCTGATCGCGCCGCTGCCTCTGCTTGCGCCGGTCGCGGCGCCGCCCGCGATGGCGCAGCCCGCCGGTGCGACGCTGACGATTCATTTCGAGGGCATCACCCGGGCCGAGGGCAAGGTGATGGTCGCGGTGTTCGATGCCGATGGCTGGAATGGCGGCGCGCCGGTAGGCGTGGCGATGGTCGACGCCGCGATCGGCGGCGTCGACGCGACCGTGTCGGGGCTCGCGCCGGGCCGCTATGCGGTGCGTGCCTTTCAGGATGTCGACGGCGACATGAAGTTCGGGACCAATCCCTTCGGCATGCCGATCGAGCCGTTCGGCTTTTCGAACGACGCGATCGGCGCGGGCGGGCCGCCGAGCTTCGAGGATGCCGCGTTCACCGTCGGTGATAGCGCCGTCAGCCAGACGATCACGCTGCGCTGAGGGGCGCTATTCGAGAATATACGTCACCGTTCGTGTCGAGCGAAGTCGAGACACGCATGCGCGATGCGCGCCGCATGTCCCTCGACTTCGCTCGGGACGAACGGAAGTTCAGGAGAAGACAGATGCTCAATCGTCGAGCCTTTCTGGGAACCGGCCTGATCGGTGCCGGGCTGTGTGCCGGTGCCGCGATCCTGCCGCCGGAGAAACTCTATGCCACGATGCTGCCCGCCGACTGGACGCTGGGGGCGCGCGATATCGAAGCCGATGTCGCGCCGCATGCGATGCGGCTGGTGGCGGGGCGTGCGCCCGACGGCTTCAAAGGCGTGCTGTATCGCAATGGCCCCGCCAAGTTCCGCCGTCCGGGGGGATCGGCGACGCACTGGTTCGACGGCGACGGCATGGTGCGCCGCTTCGCGATCGATCGCGGCGAGGCGCGGATGGCCGCGCGGTTCGTGGCGACCGAGAAGCGGCGGCAGGATGCCGCGGCGGGCGCGATGGTGATGCCCGGCTTCGGTTCGCCCGCGCGCGACGGCGCGGTGCTGACCAGCACCGACAGCGCGAACGCCGCCAATACCAGCGTGCTGCTATCCGGCGGCGACCTGCTCGCGCTGTGGGAGCCGGGCTCGCCCTATCGGCTCGATCCCGAAACGCTCGCGACGCGGGGGCTCAAGACGTTTCGCGACGATCTGGCGCATATGCCCTTCCTTGCCCATCCGCGCGTCGAGCCTGACGGGACGGTGTGGAATCTCGGCGTCGCGGGCAAGCGCGCGATCGTCTGGAAATTGTCGGCGGGCGGCGCGCTGGCCGATACGAAGATCATCGACTTGCCGCGCGCGAGCTATATCCATGATTTCTCCGCGACGGCGCGACATCTGGTGATCGTGCTCCAGCCCTGGGTGTATGAACGCAACACGATCCCGGCGATCGAGGGCATGGCCTGGCAGCCCGAAACCGGCACACAGATCCTGGTGATCGACAAGGACGATTTCACGCAGCGGCGGCTGTATGAAGTGCCCGCCTTCTTCGCCTTCCACATGGACGACGCCTGGGAAGAGGCCGATGGTACGATCCGGTTCGGTATCTGCGTTACGCCCGAGCCCAAATTCGTGATGGAGGAGGCGCGGCTGCTGCTGCTGGGGCAGGAAGTGGAAACGCCGCTGCCGATCCTGTCGATGATCACGCTGCACCCCGACGGGCGCACGTCGCTCGATCGGACCGGGGTGTCGGCGGAGTTTCCGCAGAATGACCGGACGCGCTCCGGGCTGCCGCGATCGCTGACGGTGCATACCGGCATGTACGGCAGCGGGCGGCCCTTCCCGCGCGCGGTGGGCGTTTACGACTGGGCGCGCCAGACCAATGCCGAGTTCGATTTCGGCGCCGGGCATCTGGTCGAGGAATTCCTCTATGTCCCGCGCGGCAGCGAGGAAGGCGATGGCTGGCTGGTTGGCACCACGCTCAACCTCGCCGAGCGGGCGACCGAGCTGCATGTGCTCGACGCGCGCCATGTGGCCGCCGGGCCGGTGGCGAGCTGGCGCGGCGATGTCGCGCTGCCGGTGACGTTTCACGGGACGTTCGCGGCCGGGTGACTGCCCGGCGGTGCCGCAAACGGCAACGGCCCGCCCCCCGGGACAGGGAGCGGGCCGTCGCTGTGGCGCATCGCGCGGGGCGGCACACCGGGCGCGACGGCGGCCGGGGAAGGCCGCCGCCGACAGGGAACTCAGTAACGGACGGTGAGCTGGACGCCGTAGAAGCGCGGCTCGGCCGGAATGAAGGTCGGATAGCCGAACGCGCCACCGGTATTGCCCGCGTCGAGGAGATAGTCCTCGTCGGTAAGGTTGCGGGCATAGCCGGCGATTTCATACCGGCCCTCGGCAAGGCTGACGCCCGCGCGCAGATTGACCAGCGTGATCGGCCCCTGCGAGATGGCGATGTTGTTCGGCACTTCGAAATAGATGCGGCTGCGATGCGTGACGCTGGGCGTGGCGAAGAAATCGATGCCGTTGCCGATCGGCGCGTCGATCGAGAAGCCGGCCGATGCCTGCCATTCGGGCTGAAGGCGGAAGCGGTTGCCGGCATAGACGCCGTTCGACGCCTCGTCGTTGATGCCGCCATCGATCCACGCCGCGTTGCCGAACAGGGTCAGCCACGGAGTCGGGCGCAGCTGCACGTCGGCCTCGATGCCAAGATTGCTTGCCGAACCGGCGCTTTCGGTCAGGCTCGAGCCGACCGGCAAACCCGAAGGGTCGTTGGGATCGGTGATGTTCCGGGTGATCTGGAAGTTCGAATAGTCCTGGTAATAGACGGCGAACGAGCCCGAGAAGATCCCCGCGCTGCCCTTGATGCCGGCTTCATAGTTCCAGACGACTTCCTCGGGCACCAGGTTGGTGGTGGTCGCGCTCTGGCTCACGGTCGGCGAGCGACGGCCCTTCGACACAGTGACATAGGCGTTGACTGCGTCCGAGAAGCGATACAGCGCATTGAAACGCGGCAGCACCGCCGAGAAGCTGTCTTCCGATTCGATCGTCTGGCCGCCGGTATCGGTCTGGCCGGGGATCAGCGATCCCGGCGCGCCCGAAAGCGTCAGCAACAGGCTGTCGGGCACCGTGGCCGAAAAGCCCGACTGGCGGTCCTCGAACAGCACCCGGACGCCGGCGGTCAGTTCGAGCTGCGGCGTCGCGGTCCAGCGCACGTCACCGAACAGCGAGTAGCTGCTGTTCACGCCTTCGTTCTGATAGACCGAGGTATAGGGAATTTCAGTGAACGCGCCGCCGGTCAGCAGCGCGGTGGCCTGCGCCGCCGACACCGAACCGTCGGGCGCGATGCAGCCCAGCCCCGGTATTAGCCCGGCCGAGCACTGCAGGAAGATGCCTTCCTCGCTCGAAAAGGGTACGCGCTGGAAACTGTCTTCGTGGAAGAAATTCCAGCCGAAGCTCGCGCGGACATGTTCGTCCTCATAGGCGAAGCGCGATTCATGGCTCGCCTGCCAGCCCTGCGCGTCTTCGGTGAATTCCAGATACCAGGCCGCCGTGCCGTCGGCGTCGAAGACTTCCTGGCTGTCGAATTCGCGATAGCCGTTGACCGTCGTGAAGTTCCAGCCGTCGGCGAAATCATAGCTGGCGGTCAGGTTGATGTCATAGACTTCGCGGCGCAGGCCCAGGTCGTCGCTGCCCAGGATCGCTTCGGAAATGCCCGCGGGGGCACCCGACAGATTGGCGTCGCCGAACGGATCGGCCGGACCCGAAGCGGTCGGGAAATTGCCCGAGATGAACGGCGTGCCGCCGTTGCGCTGCTGGTCATAGGTGCCGATGAGATCGACCGTCAGATCGGTGGTCGGCGTGAAGCGCAGCGATGCGCGCAGGCCGAACTGGTCCTGCGAATACAGGTCGTCCTGCCGGTTCGACAGGTTGTTGACATAGCCGTCGCGCTTTTTCCATTCGCCGGCGATGCGGCCCGCGATCACATCGTTGCCGATGTTGATATGGCCGCCCAGCATCGTTGCGTCGTAATTGCCGTATCCGCCGGTCAGCTCGGCCGAAACGCCCGGCTTGGGGCGCGCCGAGATGATGCTGATCGCGCCGATCGTCGAAGCGGTGCCGAACAGAGTCGCCTGCGGGCCCTTGATCACTTCGATCCGGTCGACGTCGTAGATCGCCTGATACGAACCGCGCGAGCGCGAAATGTCGATGCCGTTGTAATAGAGCGTAACGCGCGCCGCCTGCTGCGAGGAGCCGCTGTCCGATGTGATGCCGCGGATGACGATGCCGGGATTGTTCGCGCTCTGCTCCTGGATGTTGAGGCCGGGAACATAGTTGGAAAGCTCGTCGAGGTCCGACACGCCCAGATCGCGCATCCGCTCGCCGGTCACGGCCGAAAGCGTGACGGGCACGTCGATCAGCCGCTGCTCTTCCTTCTGCGCGGTGACGATGATCTCGTCGTCCCAGGCGACGGGCGCGGTCTGCGTCGCGTCCTGTGCCCAGGCGGCGGGTGCGGTGCCGACCAGCAGGGCGGCGGTGGCGGTACGGATGGCGATGTGGTTCATGGATGCGTCCCCCTTGTTTCCTGGCGCGCCCATGAGCCGGGTGTGTTGCGCCCGCGCGAAGCTTTGATGACGGTTTCGCTGCAAACGGTGCTGCGCCGCGTCAAGCTTGTACGGGCAACCATTTCTGCATAGCGTCGTGACAAATCGGCCACGGGGGACACGCATGCTGAAATTGTTGCCGGCACTGGCTCTGGCGATCGGTGCGCCGCAGGATGTGCCCCCGCCGCCGCAGGATGCAAGTGTTTCGACCGCCGCCGCCGCGCAGGCGCCCGCGCCGCAACCGTTCGACATAACTGAAATGTCTGTCGCGCAGCTGCAGGCGGGGATGGCCGACGGCAGCCTGACCAGCGAAGCGATCACGCGCGCCTATATCGCGCGCATCGCCGAAATCGACCGCCAGGGTCCGACGCTGCGGTCGGTGATCGCGGTCAGCCCGGACGCGATCGCGCAGGCGCGGCTGCTCGACGAGGAGCGCGCGATGGGCCGCACGCGCGGGCCGCTTCACGGCATTCCGGTGCTGGTGAAGGACAATATCGAAACCCGCGAACTGCCGACCACGGCGGGCAGCCTCGCGCTCGCCGACAACCGCACCTATCGCGACGCGCCGGTGGTGGCGCGGCTGCGCGACGCGGGGATGGTGGTGCTCGGCAAGACCAACCTGTCCGAATGGGCCAATATCCGCTCGACCGCTTCGATGAGCGGGTGGAGCGCGGTCGGCGGGCTGGTGCGCAATCCCTATGCGCTCGATCGCACCGCCTGCGGCTCATCGAGCGGATCGGGCGTCGCGGTGGCGGCGAGCCTGACCGCCGTCGCGCTCGGCACCGAAACCGACGGATCGGTGGTCTGCCCCGCGTCGATGAACGGCATTGTCGGCCTCAAGCCCACCATCGGGCTGGTCAGCCGCACGCATATCGTGCCGATCAGCCACAGCCAGGATACGGCCGGACCGATGGGGCGGGGCGTGCGCGACGTTGCGCTGCTCTTTTCGGCGATGATCGGGACGGATCCCGCCGATGCGGTGACTGCGGACGCCGATTCGCACCAGCGCGACTATGCCGCGAACCTGTCGCCGCGCGCGCTGCAGGGGGTGCGGATCGGCGTGCTGCGGCCCGACATGTCGGCCGATCTCGAAGCGAAATATGACGAAGCGCTGCAGCAGCTCGTGGCCGCCGGCGCGGTGCTGGTCGAAGTGACGCCGCCCGATCATCCCGATCTCGACGAAGACGAGTTCCACGTTCTGCTGGTCGAGCTGAAGGCCGATCTCGACGCCTATCTGGCGACGACGCCGTCGACCGTGACGACTCGGACGCTGGCCGAGGTGATGGCGTTCAACGAAGACAATGCCGAGGCCGAAATGCCCTATTTCGCGCAGGAAATCTTCGCGATGGCCGCCGATACCAGGGGGCTGGACGACGAAGGCTATCGCGCCGCGCGCGAGCGATCGGCGCGCATGAGCGGGCCGGAAGGGATCGACGTGATGCTGGCGCAGGGCGATGTCGCGCTGCTGGTATCGCCCACCTACGGCCTGCCCTGGCTGAGCGATCCGGTGCATGGTGACCAGTTCGACGGCCCGTCGGCGAGCATGTGGCCGGCGGTGTCGGGCTATCCGCACCTCACCGTGCCGATGGGGCTGGTCCACGGCCTGCCCGCCGGGCTGAGCTTTATCGGCACCGCCTATAGCGAAGCGACGCTGCTCGAAGCGGGCTATGCCTATGAGCAGCAGGCGCAGGCGCGGGTGGTGCCGGAATATCTGCCGACGGTCGATGCCGGGGCGGGAATTGAGGGAGTGTTGCCTTAGCGCTAATTCCTCCCCGAGCTCGTCTCGGGGAGGAATTAGCTGCGTCTCGCCACGCGCGCCTGCCACAGCATCAGCAGCGGGACGACGCCCAGCTCCATGACGAGCCCGGCGGCATGGCCCGCCGAGGGCAGGCCGATGCTCAGTGCCGACACCAGCCGCGCGAGGCCGCCCGCGACGACCATCGCGCCGAGCAGCCGGAACCGCCCGCCGTTGCGCTCGATTCCCGGGATGCAACTCGCAAAGGCGATTCCGAGCGCCAGGAAGATGCCCGAAAGATAGCGGAAATGGCTGTCGAGATCGGCGGGCACTTCGCCCGGAGTCAGCCATGCGGCGCCGCGCACGATGCCGATACCCGCCGTGACCAGCGGCACCGCCACCGCGACGCACAGCGCGGCCTGCAGCAATCGCCGTTCCGCCGCGGGGGTCACGTATCGTGTTCGAGCAATTCGCTGCGGATGCGGATCGCGCCGAGCGACATCTGCACTTCGACCAGGAAATGCACCAGCCCGGCCACCAGCAGCAGCATCGACGTGATGAAGGCGCTGGCGACGAAAACGCCGAAATGCAGGTCGATCAGTTCGGAAACGAACATCAGCGCGACGACCAGACAGATCGCGATCGCGCTCGACACGCACAGGAAGATCGCGCGGTTGATCACCGAAATGCGGCGATTGATGAGCCGCAACTCCCGGACTTGGCGGTCATGCTCGACGCCGATCGAATCGGAATGGAGCTTCTCGATCGTCCGCGCGCGATCGACGATGCGCGCCAGCCGTCCGACCATTACATTGAGAATCCCGCCGATCCCGGCGAGCAGGAACACCGGAGCGACTGCCGTGCGAATCGTTTCGGCCACGGTAGAAAGATGCGGAAAGCTTTCCATTTCCGTTCGTTATGCCTCATATCGTCAATGCTGCAAGCGAAGGATGGGCTATTGCTGACGTTCGACAAGGACGCGACTGCCGGAGTGATCGAATTCACCGTCGACGGCGAGATCGGCGCCGGCGAATATGACGCCGTGATCGCCGCGCTCGAGGAACAGATCGCGCGGCACGGCCGGGTCAGCGTCGTCGAAGTGATCAGGAGCTTCACCGGCATGGCGCCGTCGCTGTGGTGGAAGGACGTGACCTGGGGTTTCAGTCATCTCGACTGCTTCGCCCGCGCTGCGGTGGTCACCGACCGCGGCTGGATCGGTCCGGTGTCGCGCGCGGTCGGCGCGCTGATGCCGGCGGAAATCCGTGCGTTTCAGCTTGAGGAAATCAATGCCGCGCGCGAATGGGTGCGCGAAACCCCGCCCGGCGAATAGGCCGCGTCGCCGCGCAGGCAAAACGTCCACGGCTTGGTAACCGCTTTGCCGTACCAGAGGCGGCGATGACCAGGGCCATGCCGCTATCCGAATTTCCAAAGCTGCCGCCGGCGCTGTCGCTGGAGGTGGTCGAAGGGCTGTCGGCGGCGATCGATACGGTCGCCGAACGCGCGGCGCCGACGCATCGCTTCCTGCGCTATGGCTGGTTCGCCGCCGCGCTTGCCGCCTATGGCGGGCATGCGCGGACGATCCTCGCCTTGCGCGAGAACGAGCCGGTGGCGGCGCTTCCGCTGATCGCGACCGGCCCCGAATGGCTGCGACTGGCGAGCGTGCCGGGTTGCTACTGGCCGTTCCGCAGTTTCCCGATTCGCGAGGATGCCGGCGCCGAATGCACCGAATTGCTGCTCGACCGGCTGGGGCGGGAAGTGAACGCGCTGCGTATCGGCCCGGTCTATGACGGCGATCCGGGCCTGGAGATGCTGCGCGCCGCGGCGGCCGCGCGCGGCTGGACCGTGATCGACCGGACAATCGCGCAGAGCTTCCTGCTCGATATGGGCGCGCTGCGCGCCGAGGGCACCTGGCCGCGCAGTTCGACGCTGCGCAGGAACCGCAATCACGAAAAGCATCTCGGTGAAATGGGCGCGCTCGACTGGCGCTTCGTGTCGGGCCCGGCATGGAACGAAGCGGTGTTCGACGATCTCGCCGCGATCGAGGAGAAGAGCTGGATCGCCGAACGCACCGACGGCAGCGACGCCAAGTTCACGCGTGAGGGGCACGGCGCCTTCTGGCGCGCGGCAGCCGCCGATCCGGTGCTGGCGCAGATGATGGCGGCGGCGGTGCTTACCATCGGCGGCGAACCGGCGGCCTTTTCGTTGGACGTCAATGCAGGCGACCTGAAATATGCGGTCGCCAACAGCTATGATCCGCAGTTCGGCAAGCATTCGCCGGGGAAACTCCTCTATTACCGCAATCTCGTTCAGGCGCTCGATCACGGCATCAGGCGAGTCGACTGGGGCGCGGGCGACAGCGGCTACAAGCGCGTGGTCGGCGCGCAAGGCGGTCCGATGATCCGCGACTGGCTGTTCGTGCGGCCCGGCCCGCCGGGCATGGCGGCGAAGCTGGCGCGCGGCCTGTGGCGGCGCAGCGGGAACGACGTGGCGGACTGAGGAGGATACTCCCTTCCCAAATCATCCCCTTGTCATCCCGGACCTGATCCGGGGATCTGCGCGACAAGCTGCGCGAGCTGGCCTGCCCGCGGGGGCGGTTCGGATATCGACGTTTGCATATCCTGCTGCGCCGAGAGGGGGCGATGATCGACTGCGAGAAGACCCGGCGAGCGTATCGTTGGGTAGGCACATTGCGCCCAGGATGCCTGCATCGCTCATCCCGGGAAACCGTGGCGGCGCGCGTTGAGGGCTACGGCGAAACAGATGATGAGCAATGCGATCATCGTCGGGGCAAAGGCTCCGGCGCCGAACCGATCAAGCAGCACCCCGCCGATCACGCCTCCGCCGGCGATCGCCATGTTCCATGCCGTGACCAGCATCGATTGCGCGAGATCCGCCGCCGGCCCGGCCGTTTTCGCACTCGCGGTCTGAAATAGCGTGGCGCAACCGCCGAAAGCCAGCCCCCATAGAGCGGTGGCACCGTAAATGGCCAAGGGGCCA
This genomic interval from Sphingosinithalassobacter tenebrarum contains the following:
- a CDS encoding TonB-dependent receptor, whose translation is MNHIAIRTATAALLVGTAPAAWAQDATQTAPVAWDDEIIVTAQKEEQRLIDVPVTLSAVTGERMRDLGVSDLDELSNYVPGLNIQEQSANNPGIVIRGITSDSGSSQQAARVTLYYNGIDISRSRGSYQAIYDVDRIEVIKGPQATLFGTASTIGAISIISARPKPGVSAELTGGYGNYDATMLGGHINIGNDVIAGRIAGEWKKRDGYVNNLSNRQDDLYSQDQFGLRASLRFTPTTDLTVDLIGTYDQQRNGGTPFISGNFPTASGPADPFGDANLSGAPAGISEAILGSDDLGLRREVYDINLTASYDFADGWNFTTVNGYREFDSQEVFDADGTAAWYLEFTEDAQGWQASHESRFAYEDEHVRASFGWNFFHEDSFQRVPFSSEEGIFLQCSAGLIPGLGCIAPDGSVSAAQATALLTGGAFTEIPYTSVYQNEGVNSSYSLFGDVRWTATPQLELTAGVRVLFEDRQSGFSATVPDSLLLTLSGAPGSLIPGQTDTGGQTIESEDSFSAVLPRFNALYRFSDAVNAYVTVSKGRRSPTVSQSATTTNLVPEEVVWNYEAGIKGSAGIFSGSFAVYYQDYSNFQITRNITDPNDPSGLPVGSSLTESAGSASNLGIEADVQLRPTPWLTLFGNAAWIDGGINDEASNGVYAGNRFRLQPEWQASAGFSIDAPIGNGIDFFATPSVTHRSRIYFEVPNNIAISQGPITLVNLRAGVSLAEGRYEIAGYARNLTDEDYLLDAGNTGGAFGYPTFIPAEPRFYGVQLTVRY
- a CDS encoding DUF2141 domain-containing protein — protein: MLRSLPFSRTLITLALIAPLPLLAPVAAPPAMAQPAGATLTIHFEGITRAEGKVMVAVFDADGWNGGAPVGVAMVDAAIGGVDATVSGLAPGRYAVRAFQDVDGDMKFGTNPFGMPIEPFGFSNDAIGAGGPPSFEDAAFTVGDSAVSQTITLR
- a CDS encoding DUF4345 domain-containing protein, yielding MTPAAERRLLQAALCVAVAVPLVTAGIGIVRGAAWLTPGEVPADLDSHFRYLSGIFLALGIAFASCIPGIERNGGRFRLLGAMVVAGGLARLVSALSIGLPSAGHAAGLVMELGVVPLLMLWQARVARRS
- a CDS encoding amidase, giving the protein MLKLLPALALAIGAPQDVPPPPQDASVSTAAAAQAPAPQPFDITEMSVAQLQAGMADGSLTSEAITRAYIARIAEIDRQGPTLRSVIAVSPDAIAQARLLDEERAMGRTRGPLHGIPVLVKDNIETRELPTTAGSLALADNRTYRDAPVVARLRDAGMVVLGKTNLSEWANIRSTASMSGWSAVGGLVRNPYALDRTACGSSSGSGVAVAASLTAVALGTETDGSVVCPASMNGIVGLKPTIGLVSRTHIVPISHSQDTAGPMGRGVRDVALLFSAMIGTDPADAVTADADSHQRDYAANLSPRALQGVRIGVLRPDMSADLEAKYDEALQQLVAAGAVLVEVTPPDHPDLDEDEFHVLLVELKADLDAYLATTPSTVTTRTLAEVMAFNEDNAEAEMPYFAQEIFAMAADTRGLDDEGYRAARERSARMSGPEGIDVMLAQGDVALLVSPTYGLPWLSDPVHGDQFDGPSASMWPAVSGYPHLTVPMGLVHGLPAGLSFIGTAYSEATLLEAGYAYEQQAQARVVPEYLPTVDAGAGIEGVLP
- a CDS encoding carotenoid oxygenase family protein, whose translation is MLNRRAFLGTGLIGAGLCAGAAILPPEKLYATMLPADWTLGARDIEADVAPHAMRLVAGRAPDGFKGVLYRNGPAKFRRPGGSATHWFDGDGMVRRFAIDRGEARMAARFVATEKRRQDAAAGAMVMPGFGSPARDGAVLTSTDSANAANTSVLLSGGDLLALWEPGSPYRLDPETLATRGLKTFRDDLAHMPFLAHPRVEPDGTVWNLGVAGKRAIVWKLSAGGALADTKIIDLPRASYIHDFSATARHLVIVLQPWVYERNTIPAIEGMAWQPETGTQILVIDKDDFTQRRLYEVPAFFAFHMDDAWEEADGTIRFGICVTPEPKFVMEEARLLLLGQEVETPLPILSMITLHPDGRTSLDRTGVSAEFPQNDRTRSGLPRSLTVHTGMYGSGRPFPRAVGVYDWARQTNAEFDFGAGHLVEEFLYVPRGSEEGDGWLVGTTLNLAERATELHVLDARHVAAGPVASWRGDVALPVTFHGTFAAG
- a CDS encoding glycoside hydrolase family 25 domain-containing protein; the encoded protein is MFRPLLRALALTLCVTLALAAAAQGPAMSDAAREANTRSYRALQQGDYLRAEELLRPHAFDAEGNPVDGFIYSSWAEAMTLMTGEPPAREPDGRTARAEYLAAIADADTRDAIAEIVERARHTSIVFLNEDHGVPRSRAFGLQVAEALRPLGYTILAVETLQNDADLDTVDSRIAAINADGYIRRDSGYYTHDPVFADFLRQAMAAGYRLAAYEQTPDLRTTDPELSIPKREQAQADYLLNRVVNRNPGAKLLVYVGFSHATEETQEPDGVALRWLAARIKAMTGIDPLTIDQTTLMRSGAAARSDALVDAATARAQGRSVVFLSPDGSPLVIGRYAGLVDLQVVHPDLPRVGDRPGWIPALLHRTPTPVPAELLPETGTVLIQAFVATEGDAAIPVDQLLVTAGEAPGMLMLPDMPVRYAVQTPE
- a CDS encoding LytTR family transcriptional regulator DNA-binding domain-containing protein, producing the protein MREMQRFATGASRMAERARPDAATRQRRGFVIVGVAALLMTITGAFGTHEVPILPRLAYWMIIMVSGAMIGIGVTAMIVGWGRFAHRPWIEGSIISVAIALPLTLVVIGCSIAFFGGGGRIGPQTVAFQFVMVLAITAVITAVNYAIGGQAEPDAPLPAEPEQQHPVRPRLADRLPPHLRGADIHAVAAEDHYLRVHTDAGSDLILLRLTDAIVELDGIEGARTHRSWWVARDAIRSVERGDGRAELTLPGGVTAPVSRSFYPALRDAGWFD